One region of Edaphobacter bradus genomic DNA includes:
- a CDS encoding carboxymuconolactone decarboxylase family protein, protein MPHINLPADLPGIRGAMAFRPETARPLNDLVDVLLHAPNSLTSGERELIATYVSSQNDCYYCQTIHGAVAAACLDGNEALVKQVKADFLHADISPKLKALLNIAGKVQKGGKQVTSSDIEQARAEGATDTEIHDAVLIAAAFCSSTATSTASTPGSPATRTCTASAASASPATATSPSAASTSPNPPPANPKEKHRAPHCSSRRSARNHKRLRLPPRDRKAHARTRPRPAPRPQHPHPRRTRAHRNLRLQP, encoded by the coding sequence ATGCCCCACATCAATCTCCCCGCCGATCTCCCCGGCATCCGCGGCGCGATGGCCTTCCGCCCTGAGACCGCCCGCCCCCTCAACGATCTCGTCGACGTCCTCCTCCACGCCCCCAACTCCCTCACCTCCGGCGAGCGCGAGCTCATCGCAACCTACGTCTCCTCGCAGAACGACTGCTACTACTGCCAGACCATCCACGGCGCCGTAGCCGCCGCTTGCCTCGACGGCAACGAAGCCCTCGTCAAACAAGTCAAGGCCGACTTCCTCCACGCCGACATCTCGCCGAAGCTCAAAGCGCTCCTCAACATCGCCGGCAAAGTACAAAAAGGCGGCAAGCAGGTCACCTCATCCGACATCGAGCAGGCGCGCGCCGAGGGCGCAACCGATACCGAGATCCACGACGCCGTCCTCATCGCCGCCGCCTTCTGCAGTTCAACCGCTACGTCGACGGCCTCGACACCTGGCAGCCCCGCGACGAGGACATGTACCGCGAGCGCGGCAAGCGCGTCGCCCGCGACGGCTACGTCGCCATCAGCCGCGAGTACATCCCCGAACCCGCCACCCGCTAACCCCAAGGAGAAACACCGTGCCCCACATTGCTCTTCCAGAAGGTCTGCCCGGAATCACAAGCGGCTTCGCCTTCCGCCCCGAGACCGCAAAGCCCATGCGCGAACTCGCCCACGTCCTGCTCCACGGCCCCAGCACCCTCACCCCCGCCGAACGCGAGCTCATCGCAACTTACGTCTCCAGCCGTAA
- a CDS encoding carboxymuconolactone decarboxylase family protein, which produces MRELAHVLLHGPSTLTPAERELIATYVSSRNDCFFCQTSHGAAAAAHLGNDWTLVNEVRVNFEQANVSPKLKALLAIAGKVQQGGKCVTEADIARARAEGATDLELHDTVLIAAAFSMYNRYVDGLATWQPQDTAMYDAMGQHLAEHGYITPSEKR; this is translated from the coding sequence ATGCGCGAACTCGCCCACGTCCTGCTCCACGGCCCCAGCACCCTCACCCCCGCCGAACGCGAGCTCATCGCAACTTACGTCTCCAGCCGTAACGACTGCTTCTTCTGCCAGACCAGTCACGGAGCAGCAGCAGCCGCGCATCTCGGCAACGACTGGACGCTCGTCAACGAAGTCCGCGTCAACTTCGAGCAGGCCAACGTCTCGCCCAAACTCAAAGCCCTCCTCGCCATCGCCGGAAAAGTCCAGCAGGGAGGCAAGTGCGTCACGGAAGCCGACATCGCGCGAGCCCGCGCCGAGGGCGCAACCGACCTCGAGCTTCACGACACCGTCCTCATCGCCGCCGCCTTCAGCATGTACAACCGCTACGTCGACGGCCTCGCCACATGGCAGCCGCAGGACACCGCCATGTACGACGCCATGGGCCAGCACCTCGCCGAGCACGGCTACATCACGCCGTCCGAGAAGCGCTGA
- a CDS encoding alpha/beta fold hydrolase — MMRREFLRGTFGVAGASLLSEVATGLSGGGAVVAAPKSKITGGTIDLREFHRMRRFADLSMGRIAYVERGKGPVALFLHGFPLNGYQWRGALERLSPYRRCIAADFMGLGYSEVPENADISIPAQADMLAALLDHLKIDEVDLVANDSGGLTAQLFVARHGSRVRSLLLTNCDVDENSPPPAFLPVIQLGHQPGAADKFIAPQVADKNFARTDKGLGIAYTHPAQLTDEAIDCYFGPLVSSPARKEQFSRFLLALEPNLLVPIRSQLKEFRKPVHIVWATDDIFFGVEWAEWLDRTLPGSRGVRRVEGAKLFFPEEMPDVIAEEAKALWGVSRSPGGSL, encoded by the coding sequence ATGATGCGACGAGAGTTTTTACGAGGAACGTTTGGCGTGGCGGGGGCGAGCCTGCTCTCGGAGGTGGCGACTGGGTTGAGCGGCGGAGGCGCAGTGGTCGCCGCTCCCAAGTCGAAGATTACCGGCGGAACGATTGACCTGAGGGAGTTCCACCGCATGCGGCGTTTTGCCGACCTGTCGATGGGGCGCATCGCCTATGTCGAGCGCGGCAAGGGTCCAGTGGCGCTGTTTCTGCACGGCTTTCCGCTGAACGGCTACCAGTGGCGCGGCGCGCTGGAGCGTTTGTCGCCATACCGGCGCTGCATTGCGGCGGACTTCATGGGCCTTGGCTACTCCGAGGTTCCAGAAAATGCCGACATCTCGATCCCGGCACAGGCTGACATGCTGGCGGCGCTGCTCGACCACCTCAAGATCGACGAGGTCGACCTAGTGGCGAACGATTCGGGAGGGCTGACCGCGCAACTGTTCGTGGCGCGGCATGGCTCGCGCGTGCGGTCGCTGTTGCTGACCAACTGCGACGTGGATGAGAACAGCCCGCCTCCGGCGTTCCTGCCCGTCATTCAACTTGGGCATCAGCCGGGGGCGGCCGACAAGTTTATCGCGCCGCAGGTGGCCGATAAGAACTTCGCGCGGACCGACAAGGGTCTCGGGATTGCCTACACGCATCCGGCGCAGCTCACCGATGAGGCTATCGACTGCTATTTTGGGCCACTGGTTTCATCGCCGGCCCGCAAGGAGCAGTTCAGCCGCTTCTTGCTTGCGCTTGAGCCGAACTTGCTGGTGCCGATTCGCTCGCAGCTGAAGGAGTTCCGGAAGCCCGTTCACATCGTGTGGGCGACGGACGATATCTTCTTCGGCGTCGAATGGGCTGAGTGGCTGGACCGTACGCTGCCGGGCTCGCGCGGCGTGCGGCGTGTCGAGGGAGCGAAGCTTTTCTTCCCGGAGGAAATGCCGGACGTGATCGCCGAAGAGGCGAAGGCGCTCTGGGGAGTCTCGCGGTCGCCGGGAGGTTCGTTGTGA
- a CDS encoding helix-turn-helix domain-containing protein gives MSRLSEQSQGHIHAYQRTADGFGVQLRSDSSGVLEMPEFPNALISIHIGRAARMSCSRAGVSHTGSGVHGDIDIIPAGVPALWRMHDENDKALMMSLPPAMLETVAEDNAFGVHGVELRNRFMVRDRQLESIAWAMKSELEMGSPSGELFLDGLAQSAAARLVAGHSSIAVEERRYGGLDGRRLKRTLEFIEAHLAEALSLSRLAAVAEISVSHFRAGFRASVGVAVHQYVIERRVEHAKSLLMGEGQTIAEIALAAGFTHQSHLARHMQRATGFSPLQMRRIFAERMVLDVAE, from the coding sequence ATGAGTCGATTGAGCGAGCAGTCGCAGGGGCACATCCATGCGTATCAGCGGACGGCGGATGGGTTTGGCGTGCAGCTGCGCAGCGACTCGAGCGGCGTGCTCGAGATGCCGGAGTTTCCCAATGCGCTGATCTCGATCCACATAGGCCGGGCGGCGCGGATGTCGTGCAGTCGCGCGGGCGTGAGCCACACGGGCTCGGGGGTGCACGGCGATATCGATATCATCCCTGCCGGGGTTCCGGCACTGTGGCGGATGCATGATGAGAACGACAAGGCCCTTATGATGAGCCTGCCCCCGGCTATGCTGGAGACAGTCGCTGAGGACAATGCCTTCGGCGTGCACGGCGTGGAGCTGCGCAATCGCTTCATGGTGCGCGACCGCCAGCTGGAGAGCATCGCCTGGGCGATGAAGAGCGAGCTGGAGATGGGATCGCCTTCGGGAGAGCTGTTTCTCGATGGGTTGGCTCAGTCGGCTGCTGCGCGATTGGTTGCGGGGCATAGCTCGATAGCAGTCGAGGAGCGGCGATACGGCGGTCTTGATGGCCGAAGACTGAAGCGCACACTTGAATTTATCGAGGCGCATCTTGCCGAGGCGCTCTCTCTATCGCGCCTGGCCGCGGTGGCGGAGATTAGCGTCTCGCATTTCCGCGCAGGCTTTCGCGCGTCGGTTGGCGTTGCCGTGCACCAGTATGTGATTGAGCGCCGGGTGGAGCACGCGAAGTCGCTGCTGATGGGCGAAGGACAGACGATTGCCGAGATCGCGCTGGCCGCGGGCTTTACGCACCAGAGCCACCTTGCCCGGCATATGCAGCGCGCGACAGGATTCTCTCCCCTGCAGATGAGGCGGATCTTCGCCGAACGCATGGTCCTCGACGTAGCTGAATAG
- a CDS encoding SPFH domain-containing protein produces the protein MDALNTFLLMVVFIFAIVILVAVLKTLFTVRTATAGVVERFGKFNRILRPGLHVLVPFAERAFVVDLMVKQVQFSVETKTHDNVFVQIPVSVQYQVLDDKIFDAFYRLSSPQKQIESFVFNSILGHVPKLTLDQTFEQQSGISVAVKTELDSIMSGFGFNILTALVTDIIPDVKVKTAMNDINAAQRAQVAAQARGEADKILKVKQAEAEAASKALQGQGIAAERQAIIDGLRSSIEHFREAVPGATAEDVMALVLLTQYFDTLKDVGTRAGTNTLFLPSNPGAASDFLTQILAGLRGGGNGPHPAPTTRVVQPPPPVTT, from the coding sequence ATGGATGCTCTGAACACTTTTCTGCTGATGGTAGTTTTCATCTTCGCGATTGTGATTCTGGTGGCGGTGCTGAAGACGCTGTTCACGGTCCGCACGGCGACGGCTGGAGTGGTGGAGCGGTTCGGCAAGTTCAACCGCATTCTGCGGCCCGGGCTGCATGTGCTCGTTCCCTTTGCGGAGCGCGCTTTTGTCGTCGATCTGATGGTCAAGCAGGTGCAGTTTTCGGTGGAGACGAAGACGCACGACAACGTCTTTGTTCAGATTCCGGTGAGCGTGCAGTACCAGGTGCTGGACGACAAGATCTTCGACGCGTTCTACAGGCTGTCGAGCCCGCAGAAGCAGATCGAGTCGTTCGTCTTCAACTCGATCCTGGGGCATGTTCCCAAACTTACTCTCGATCAGACGTTCGAGCAGCAGTCGGGCATCTCGGTCGCGGTGAAGACGGAGCTGGACTCGATTATGTCGGGGTTTGGATTCAACATTCTGACGGCGCTGGTGACGGACATCATCCCGGATGTGAAGGTGAAGACCGCCATGAACGACATCAACGCAGCACAGCGCGCGCAGGTGGCGGCGCAGGCCCGCGGCGAGGCAGACAAGATCCTGAAGGTGAAGCAGGCCGAGGCCGAGGCTGCCTCGAAGGCGTTGCAGGGACAGGGCATCGCGGCGGAGCGGCAGGCGATCATCGACGGGCTGCGGTCGTCGATCGAGCACTTCCGCGAGGCGGTACCGGGCGCGACGGCCGAGGATGTGATGGCGCTGGTGCTGCTGACGCAGTACTTCGACACCCTGAAGGATGTGGGAACTCGTGCGGGGACGAATACGCTGTTTCTGCCGAGCAATCCCGGCGCGGCGAGCGACTTCCTTACGCAGATTCTTGCCGGCCTGCGTGGGGGAGGCAATGGCCCACATCCAGCTCCGACGACGAGAGTGGTTCAGCCTCCGCCACCCGTCACAACGTAG
- a CDS encoding energy transducer TonB encodes MRMNTVEADKVERNVHAVKQVRSLCDMHRVPFGTLENLGDLIASVKEDRHFAMDFWALVGRLSARESGELGDDEMLEVIVEGAAGAGVASLRPEERARAEELKQMLAGVDVAQPAELPHAMSEPAAALLGAQSSSQRTGGPGAAVVVLPEKPGREETPGTVREGTRARLAASEDVSAARRSIGEVLSRLERTTTELREQLAAIDEQIGKEQIGKPIDRQREEVESPKAPEQRGAEPVELRRLEEIAVTEPLPESVKVTSALRPPRSLASPRVPPLGQTEQTEQRRNDREREVFAPRPAGTLLHRGVAVLEEDDDPSIPVPLAGYAQENGGTAGRRVVAAVMLLALAGGGIFFARSNAGRAVMERYRPALHAQFDGVIRRLGVLKREATGRRDDTQNDTRKDATTGSGAAPAAPAPSVAPSHPAQDVPHNAPAVAPTIDAANATDAANASQSRRTSSGIGKAVAAPKTGTAARVEPRDREGRETDAGHRRVTEVASAPVGVGAVEDASVIKVAPSVMARHLVASRVPAYPVTAKAEGIEGRVVMEAVISKIGMVDHVRVIDGDRHLRSAAEEAVLKWRYRPYLLNGRPVDVATLVRVDFRLRGHNR; translated from the coding sequence ATGAGGATGAATACGGTCGAGGCAGATAAGGTTGAAAGGAACGTTCACGCGGTCAAGCAGGTTCGTTCGTTGTGCGACATGCATCGAGTTCCCTTCGGTACGCTGGAGAACCTTGGTGATTTGATTGCGAGCGTCAAGGAAGACAGGCACTTCGCGATGGATTTCTGGGCGTTGGTAGGCCGGTTGAGCGCCCGCGAGAGTGGTGAGTTAGGCGACGACGAGATGCTGGAGGTGATCGTAGAAGGTGCGGCGGGAGCCGGGGTGGCGTCGCTGCGACCGGAGGAGAGGGCAAGGGCCGAGGAACTGAAACAGATGCTGGCAGGCGTGGACGTGGCCCAGCCGGCTGAGTTGCCCCATGCGATGTCGGAGCCCGCTGCTGCTCTGCTGGGTGCGCAGAGCAGCAGCCAAAGAACTGGCGGACCGGGTGCGGCGGTGGTCGTGCTTCCGGAGAAACCGGGGCGGGAAGAGACGCCCGGTACGGTGCGCGAGGGCACGCGAGCGAGGCTGGCGGCCAGCGAAGATGTGTCGGCAGCACGACGATCGATTGGAGAGGTGTTATCGCGGCTGGAGCGAACGACTACGGAGCTGAGGGAGCAACTTGCGGCCATCGATGAGCAAATAGGCAAGGAGCAGATAGGCAAGCCGATTGATCGGCAGAGGGAAGAAGTGGAGTCTCCGAAAGCTCCGGAACAACGAGGCGCGGAGCCGGTAGAACTGCGCAGGCTGGAAGAGATCGCGGTCACCGAGCCTTTGCCGGAGTCCGTGAAGGTCACTTCAGCGCTCAGGCCACCGCGTTCGCTGGCGTCGCCGCGAGTGCCGCCGCTTGGTCAGACGGAGCAGACGGAACAGAGAAGGAATGATCGCGAGCGAGAAGTCTTCGCACCTCGGCCGGCGGGTACGCTATTGCATCGCGGGGTCGCGGTGCTGGAGGAGGATGACGACCCGTCTATCCCGGTTCCGCTGGCAGGTTATGCGCAGGAGAATGGTGGAACTGCCGGGCGCCGCGTCGTGGCAGCGGTGATGCTGCTGGCGCTGGCCGGAGGAGGGATCTTCTTTGCGCGCTCCAATGCTGGCCGTGCCGTGATGGAGCGATATCGTCCGGCGCTGCATGCGCAGTTTGACGGAGTGATCAGGCGACTGGGCGTCCTGAAGCGTGAAGCGACCGGGCGTCGGGACGATACCCAGAACGACACCCGGAAGGATGCGACGACGGGAAGCGGGGCCGCGCCTGCGGCGCCTGCGCCATCTGTGGCGCCTTCACATCCGGCGCAAGACGTGCCGCACAACGCTCCCGCTGTGGCTCCAACTATAGATGCTGCGAACGCTACCGATGCTGCGAACGCGAGCCAGAGCCGTCGAACGAGCAGCGGGATCGGGAAAGCTGTCGCTGCGCCGAAGACTGGAACCGCGGCGCGGGTCGAGCCAAGGGACCGGGAGGGCCGCGAGACGGATGCGGGCCACAGAAGAGTGACCGAAGTGGCGAGCGCACCGGTGGGGGTGGGAGCGGTTGAGGACGCGAGCGTGATCAAGGTGGCACCCTCGGTGATGGCGAGGCACCTGGTGGCGTCACGTGTTCCGGCGTATCCGGTGACGGCGAAGGCCGAGGGCATCGAGGGGCGAGTGGTGATGGAGGCGGTGATCTCGAAGATTGGAATGGTGGACCACGTGCGCGTAATCGACGGGGACCGTCATCTGCGCTCGGCGGCTGAAGAGGCGGTGCTGAAGTGGCGCTACAGGCCGTATCTGCTGAACGGCCGGCCGGTCGATGTGGCGACGCTGGTGCGGGTGGACTTCCGACTTCGTGGGCACAACAGGTGA
- a CDS encoding D-hexose-6-phosphate mutarotase has translation MNLAQLNEHFAIPGVLSFDKHNGLVRANVTSPAASATIYLQGAHITHWQPTGQQPALFLSRKSDFVPGKPIRGGVPIAFPWFATDSNPNRYQGKPGPSHGFARIQDWTLAFAALSGDDLHLTFTLGPSDLSREMGFDGFKLAFQLTIGPSLTMALTVANESDKPLHFEEALHTYFAVVDVHEATVTGLGPTPFIDKTDNFRVKPAANAPFTPTAFTDRIYENTTATCVIRDVPGRRSITVAKTNSNTTVVFNPWKEMADMGPDEWHEMLCVETVNAAANAITLAPGTTHTMQAHITIQKAG, from the coding sequence ATGAACCTTGCACAGCTCAACGAACACTTCGCCATCCCCGGTGTGCTCAGCTTCGACAAGCACAACGGCCTCGTCCGCGCCAACGTCACCTCACCCGCGGCCTCGGCCACCATCTACCTGCAGGGAGCGCACATCACGCACTGGCAGCCCACAGGCCAGCAGCCCGCGCTCTTCCTCAGCCGCAAGAGCGACTTCGTCCCCGGTAAGCCCATCCGCGGCGGCGTGCCTATCGCCTTCCCCTGGTTCGCCACCGACTCCAACCCCAACCGCTACCAGGGCAAGCCCGGCCCCTCGCACGGCTTCGCGCGCATCCAGGACTGGACGCTGGCCTTCGCCGCACTCTCGGGCGACGACCTCCACCTCACCTTCACGCTCGGCCCCAGCGATCTCAGCCGCGAGATGGGCTTCGACGGCTTCAAACTCGCCTTCCAGCTCACCATCGGGCCGTCGCTCACCATGGCGCTGACCGTCGCGAACGAGAGCGACAAGCCGCTCCACTTCGAAGAGGCGCTCCACACCTACTTCGCCGTCGTCGATGTCCACGAGGCCACCGTCACCGGCCTTGGGCCTACGCCCTTCATCGACAAGACCGACAACTTCCGCGTGAAGCCCGCCGCGAACGCGCCCTTCACCCCAACGGCCTTCACCGACCGCATCTACGAGAACACCACCGCCACGTGCGTCATCCGCGACGTACCCGGCAGGCGCAGCATCACCGTCGCCAAGACCAACTCCAACACCACCGTCGTCTTCAACCCCTGGAAAGAGATGGCCGATATGGGCCCCGACGAGTGGCACGAGATGCTCTGCGTCGAAACCGTCAACGCCGCCGCAAACGCCATCACGCTCGCGCCGGGCACCACTCACACCATGCAGGCCCACATCACGATTCAAAAAGCCGGCTAA